Part of the Mycolicibacterium mengxianglii genome is shown below.
GGCGGTGACAGCTGCACTCCTTGATGTCGCAGACCTGGAGTCCGTGCGCGATTTCGTTTCCGGTGTCGGCAACAAGCCGGTGCACATGTTGGTCAACAATGCCGGGATCATGGCGCTGCCCGAATTGTCGCGCACCAAGGAAGGCAGGGAGATGCAATTCGCCACCAACTTCCTCGGGCACTTCGCCCTCACCCTCGGGCTGCACCCCGCGCTCGCGGCTGCCGGCGGCGCGCGTGTCGTATTGGTCAGCTCCAGCGGACACCTCTTGTCCCCTGTCGTTTTCGACGACCTCGACTTCCGCTTCCGGCCCTACGACCCGTGGACGTCATATGGTCAATCCAAATCTGCCGTCGCGTTACTCGGCGTGGGCGTCACCCAGCGGTGGCGCGATGACGGCATCGTGGGCAACGCCCTCAATCCCGGCGCGATCGCCACTGGACTTCAGAAACACACCGGAGGACTGAAAACCCCTGTCCACCAACGGAAGTCCACCGAGCAGGGTGCCGCGACCTCCGTGCTGCTGGCCGGGTCGCCACTGCTCGACGGGATCGGCGGACGCTACTTCGAAGACTGCACCCAATCGCCGGTCGTCACCGAACGCCCCACCGACTTCAGCGGCGGCGTCGCACCGTATGCCCTTGATCCCGACAATGCCGCCCGGCTGTGGAACGTCGGACTTGCCTTCGCTGGACTGACCAGGTGACTCGCCGGTCGGGCTGCATCGGCCAGCGGCCCGTAATCGGATCGGACTGCCCTTAGTGACCGGATGCCGCTCCGGGCCAGCCCGCCAATGCCAGATCCGCGACGGCATGTAGATCGGCCCGGGTAGCTCCACTGCGGGCCTGAACGGCGATCCCCTGACACACGGCGGCGATCCAGCGCGCCAGCAGCAGGGTGTCTACAGCGGTCAATTCGCCTTCGGCGACCGCGGCGTCGAAGCGCTCGGCGAGCCGATGGACGGTTGCGTCTCGGAACTCAGGCAGGCCCGGGGCCTCTCCGACGGTCAGGCAACCCGGAACCTCGCCACTGACGGTGTCGGCCGCACCGTGCACCATCGCCTCGGCGACCTCACGGGCCGTCGGCCGGGTCAGCGCTTCGGACGCGTAGACGCTCGGGCCCGCAGCATAGCGCTGTAGGGCCCGTTCGAAGAGATGCTCCTTGGAGCCGAATTCGGCGTAGATGCTGCGCCGGTTCACCCCGGTCGCCGCCGTCACGTCGGAAATGGACACGCCGTCGAAGCCGTGCTCCCAGAACAGCTTCATCGCGACGTCCTCGACCTCATCGGGGTCGAACTCCCGTGGCCGGCCGACTGTCATCGCGGGCCCCTTTCTTGTGATGCCGATCACATAGGGAATGCGGGGTGTACCAATTGGCTTGACCTCAGCATACTAAGTAACGCACCGGTTCGTAATTACGAGGAGGCCATCACGATGAGCACCACACCCCTGAACGGACGGCGAGCACTGGTGACCGGAGGATCGCGCGGGATCGGCGCGGAAATCGTCCGCCGCCTGACCACGGACGGCGCCGCGGTGGCGTTCACCTACGCGGCCTCGGGAGCCAACGCGGAAAAACTCGTCGCCGAACTGACCGCAGACGGCGCCACCGTGGTGGCCATTCAGGCCGATGCCGCCGACCCGGCCCAAACTTCGGCCGCGGTCGAGCAGGCCGTCGCCGAACTCGGCGGTTTGGACATCGTGGTGAACAACGCTGCCGTCGCGCACATTGCATCGATTGACGACTTCCCGGCCGAGCAGTTCGAACGCCTGATGGCCATCAACATCGGCGGCATGTACTGGACCACCCGCACCGCGATCAAGCACCTCGGCGAGGGCGGGCGGATCATCAACATCGGCAGCATCAACGCCGACCGGATCCCAGGGCCCGGGCTGTCGGTGTACGGCATGACCAAGGGTGCGGTGGCCTCGTTCACCCGTGGACTGGCCCGCGATCTGGGCTCGCGCGGTATCACCGTCAACAACGTGCAGCCGGGTCCGATCGACACCGATGCGAACCCCAACGAAGGCGACTTCGCCGAAAGCCTCAAGCAGGTCACCACGCAGGGCCGCTACGGGCACACCACCGACGTTGCCTCCCTCGTGAGTTTCATCGCCGGCCCGGAGTCCGGCTACATCACCGGTGCGCACTTGAACGTCGACGGCGGCTTCACCGTCTGACGATCACCGATCCGGTCGAAATAATCACCACCGCAAGCGAAGTGAGGATATAGAATGACCGCGAATTTCGGCGCGAAGTCCACTGCCGACGAAGTACTCTCCGATGTCGATCTCAACGGCAAACGCTTTCTCGTCACCGGCGCATCGTCGGGCATCGGACTCGAGACAGCACGCGCACTGGCCGCCCGGGGCGCTCACGTCGTCGGCACAGCCAGGAATCTCGCGAAGGCGAAAGCGGCCGCGTCGGCCCTCGGCGTCGCATCTGGCATCGGCGGGCTGGATTGGGTCCAGCTGGATCTGTCTTCACTGCGCAGCGTCCGAGCCGCCGCCGACACATTGTTGGCCGACGGCCGACCGTTCGATGCCATCATCGCCAACGCCGGCGTCATGGCCACCCCGTTCGGCCAGACCGCCGATGGCTTCGAAACCCAGTTCGGCACCAACCATCTCGGCCACTTCGCGTTGGTGACCCGACTCGAGCCCCTGCTGGTCGACAACGGGCGCCTGATAGTGCTGTCTTCACAGGCTCACCGAGTCTCCGATATCGATCTGGAAGACCCGAACTTCACCGCCCAGGAATATGACCCGATGGTCGCCTACGGTCGATCCAAGACCGCCAATGCGCTCTTCGCTGTCGAATTCGACCGGCGCCACCGCGACCGCGGCATCCGGGCCGCCGCCGTGATGCCCGGCAACAGCCTCACCGACGTCGCGCGGCACTTCTCCCCGGAGGATCTACAGAACCTCTTCAGCACCGTCGGCAAGGCCCGCGCCGATGCCGGCCTTCCGCCAGGAGAACTGAAAGAGGTCTCGCAGGCTGCGGCCACGTCGGTCTGGGCCGCGGTTGTCGCCGACAAAGACGAGATCGGCGGGCAGTACCTCGAAGACTGTGCCGTCGCACCGGCCGATGACATTCCCAACCCGTTTGCCGACGGGGTACGCTCCTACGCCCTCGACCCCGGCAGCGCCAAACAGCTGTGGGCCAAGAGCGAGGAACTGATTGCCGCGGTACCGTGATCACCTCGCCGCAGCTCGGATAATGTTGTGGTGCAGTACTTCCCACCTAGGCTGGTCTGATCTAGGTGTGAGCCTTAGCTCTTCGCGCCGCGACATGTGCGGCCATCCGGACCGGACCATCTGCAAGTGGGCGGCCCCGGTAGTCGCCTCGCCGCTCGATGATCTCGAAGTAAACCTGGGAGCCGATCACCGTGGTGTAGGCATGCAGGTACTCGCCGTCCGGGCTGCAGTCGTAGAGAATGTTCCGGCGCTGAAGGTCCGCCACGAAGTGATCCGCGAGGTTCAGTCGAGCCTGCAGATCGAGGTAGTAGTTGGCGGGTATCTGCAGTATGGGGGCGTCCGCTGGAAACGTGCTCAGGGTGCCGAAGATGTCGTCGGTGGTGAACGCGATGTGTTGCGGGTTCACCACACCGGGAGACCACTTCCCTCGTCGTAGCAGCGGCCCGTTGAGCGCCACCCCGAATCGGGACGGCTGGGGCACGCGAAGGAGGTGACTGCGCACCAGTCCGTAGGGGCCGGGGTACTCGGCGACCTCCTCGGTACGCATCCCCAGCACTGATCGATAGAACAACACGCTTTCGTCGTAGCGATCGAAGGGCGCGGTAACGGAAACGTGGTCGAGGCCGGTTATCCCCGCACTGGCCTCCGTGTCGATCGTCGGCACCAGATCGAAGTCCCGTCGCCAATCCAGGCCACCACCCTCGGTGGAGACGAAGAAAATAGACACACCATCCGGTGCTGCGACAGCGGGCAGATCGGCTTCGCCCGGCCGCACCACGCGCGGCAGGGCAGCCACATTGAGACCCTCGGCCGAAGCGGCGAATCCCGTTGGATCCTCGGCATCTAACCCAATCGCGGCCACCGCCAAGGAGTCGTCCTCGGGTGCATCGGCCGCGACGGTCAGCAGGATGGTGGCCTCGGCCTGCGTCCACGCCGTCACCTTCTTCGAACGGTGCGTCGCCGACCGCGAGAAGCCCAGCGCGGCCAGCGCATGCTCTGCGCTGGCGAGATTCGTCGGAGTGGCAGTCAGTTCGACAAAGGCTGCATCGATCTGCTGCTGCGGGCGGTGGCCGTCCAGCCCCGCTTCGAGCGCCCCCAGCGAGCGCACCGCATCGATGGCGGTCCGTACGGGTGACGACTGACGGAAGACGTCGTTGAACACCTCCAGCGACAGCGGGCCCCGGTACCCGGCGTCCAGTACCGCTGCGGTGAAGGCGACGAGGTCGAATGCCCCTTCACCGGGGAACAGCCGGTAGTGCCGACTCCACTGCAGGACGTCCATGTCCTTGTGCGGCGCGTCGGCGAGTTGGAGGAAGAAGATCTTGTCCCCCGGTACGTCGCCGAGCTCACCCACCGTGGACGCTCTGGACAGGATGTGGAAACTGTCCAGGCAGAGGCCGACGGCAGGGTGATCCGCTCGGCGGACCACCTCCCAAGACTGCCGCCAGAGATCGACCGTGCGCCCCCACGCCAATGCCTCGTAGGCGATTCGCATCCCGCGACGGCCCGCACGGTCCCCCGCCGCACGCAATTGTGCGGCCAGCTCATCCATGTCGGCGACGGCGTCGGCCGACGCGTTGGAGCACACCAGGATCAGGTCGACCCCGAGTTCCGCCATGACGTCGAACTTGCGGTCGAGTCGGCTCAGGTTGCGCTGGAACTGCTGTGGATCGGTGCTGTCGAGATCACGGAACGGTTGATACAGGACGATCTGCAGACCGAGTTCCTCACACCGCTCGCGGATCTGTTTCGGGCTCGACGTCGAGGCCACGAGATCGGGCTCGAAGAGTTCGATTCCGTGAAAGCCCGCATGAGCCGCGGCGATGAGTTTGTCCTCGAGCGTCCCGGACAAGCACACCGTCGCGATGGTCTTCACGTGGCAATGCGGGGCGAGAGTCATTGTTGGCAGCCTTCTTTCACGACGATTACGCTGCTTCCAGCCACCGCCTCTTGGGCATCTTCAGCGGCCGGGGTCATCCGGCACCGGTGTCGTACTCCGACAACACCTTCGAAGCGATGCGAAACGCGGTGTTGGCATCGGGAACGCCGCAGTAGATGGCAGCCTGCATGATCAGCTCCTTGATCTCGTCGTTGCTCAAGCCGTTGCGGCGGCCCGCTCGAAGATGCATGGCGAGTTCTTCGTGGTGCCCGCGCGCGATGAGGGCGGTCAGTGTGATCATCGAGCGGCTTCGGCGGTCCAAACCGGGCCGGGTCCAGATACTGCCCCATGCGTACTCGGTGATCATGCGTTGAAAGTCGGCGGTCAGGTCGGTGGTGGCGGCCACGGCGCGGTCGACGTGTGCGTCGCCGAGCACCTCGCGCCGCACCACCATCCCAGCCCGGTAGACGTCCTCGGTGGTGACGGTCGCGGTGGAGTACGGGAATCCGGCGAGCTCACGGATCAGCGCGGCCACCCGGTCGGGCGCCTCCGCCGGTGCGAGGTGGCCCACACCGTCCAGCACCACGAGGTTTCCGTCCTGGACTCCGGATGCGATGCGCTGCAGTGAGTCCGGAGGAGTAGGTATGTCGTCGCGACCGGCGACCGCCAGCACGGGCGTCACGATCTTGGGCAGCTGCTCCGCAACGTCGAAAGCGGCCAGCGCCTCGCACGTCAGCGCGTAACATTCCGGATCCGTGTGGCTCAAGCTGTCGAGCAGCGCTGCGCCGACGCCGGGTTCACGCTCGGTGAAGCCCGGCGCGAACCAGCGTTGAGGGGCCGCGGCGACCATCGGGGCAATGCCCTCGGCGCGCACGGTGGCGGCTCGGTCGCGCCAGCCGTCGGGGGTCCCGATCACCGCGCCGGTGCACAGCAGCGTCAGCGTGGCCACCCGATGCGGCACGTCGAGTGCGAGCTGCAGGCCGACACACCCTCCCACGGAATCTCCTGCATAGTGGAACTTCTCGGCGCCATGTCGGTCCGCGAGTGCCACCACAGCCGTGGCGAGTTCGGCGATGGTAAACGGCTGGGCGCGGCCGCTTCGTCCGTGTCCGGGAAGATCCCATCCGACGACCCGGGCATGTGTGGTCAGCCCTCGAGCAACCCCACCCCACAGCGTGGCCGCCGACGTGCCCAGCGACGAGCCGAGCAGGATCAGTGGTCCGGTGTCGGGTCCGCCGAAGTTGACGGTAGCCAAGGAGGGAACGGTCACGTCGGGTCCTTGACGAATCGGCGCGCCCGACTCAATGTCGAGTCGATCAACCGGTCCACCGCGCCGGTGTACTCGGGAAGCTCTGAGCGACCCGTCAACTCAGCCATGCTGCGTTGTTCGGACAGCAGCCCCGCTGCAGCGGCGAGGTTGGCGGCGGCTCGAGCCTCGTCGATCCGTAGCCCTGAGACCAGTTCGGAGGTGTGCGCGGCGGCGACGACCGTGTGCCGCGCCAGGGTACGCAGGGTGCCCCATTCCGCGTGCCAGGCGCCGTCGGAGCGTTCGTCGACGCTTGCGGCGGACGCGGCGTGCAGCGTGGCGCTCAGCGGTGCCGCAGTGAGCGCGGCTCGTCGGATCAACACCGACCGGACCGGATTGTGCTTGTGTGGCATGGTCGATGAGCCGCCGCCACTGCCCTCGGTCATCTCGCCGACCTCGGGGCGACTCCCCGTCGCGACATCGGCGGCGATGTGTCCCCAGGCGTCGCAACAGGTCACCAGCGCATCTCCGATCCGGGTGATCGGAGAGCGGGTGGTGTGCCAAGGCAGTGCGGGCTCCAGTCGCAGTTCGTCTGCCAGGGCATCGCTCAGGGCGATGGCGCCGTCCACCGAACCTGCCAGTTCGGTGGCCGCCGCGAGGGTCCCCGCCCCGCCACCTACCTGCACCGGGAGCTCAGACATCAGCCCGGCCAGAGGCTCGGCGGCGTCCAGAACGCCATCGAGCCAGCGGGCGACCCTCGCACCCAGCGTGCTTGGCAGCGCCGCCTGTGTCAGGGTGTGTGTCAATGCCGGTGCACTGCGGTGCCTTTCGGCGAGATCGGTCAAGGACCGGACCTGGGCGGCGCACTCGTCGGCAATCCTGCTGAGGGCGGCCCGCGCACAGACGATCAATGCGGTGTCGAGCACGTCCTGGCTCGTCAGACCGCGGTGCAACCAGCGGGCCGTTGGCGTGTCCGAGCGCTCCCGCAGCAGCGCGACCAAGGCGCTGACGGGGTTGCCGTCAGCGTCGGCGCGGCGGGCGATCGTCTCGGCGTCATCGGCCATCAGGGAAAGTTCGGCGCGCGCGTCCGTCGGGGCGATGCCCGCGGTCACCAGGCCGTCGAGCCACGCCTGCTCCACGGCCACCATCGCGGCGAGAAAGGCCTGGTCGCTCATCAGGTCGCCCGCAAGGTGATCCCCCGGCCAGAACAGATCGGTCACCGCGGGTGTCCCGGGTAGCGCAGGAAAACTGTCTCGGGTTTGCCTGGGGCGCTCTGCAATTGGATGTCGAAGTGCAACCCGTCGGCCTCGCGGGTGGCAATGAGGGTGCTGCGCCGTTCCGGGGGCAGCGACGCGAGCAGCGGCTCGTCGTCGAGGTGCTCGCCGGGTACGTAGGCGCGGGTGAACAGCCGGTTGAGCAATCCACGCGCGAACACCGTGACCAGGATGAACCGCGCCGCTCCGGGCCGAGGTGCGCCGGGGACGACGGTGGAGAAGCTGTACCGCCCGTCGTCACCGGTGCTTGCGCGACCCCACCCGGTGAAGGTGAAGCCGTCCCGGTGAAGGGAGCCGGGTGATGAGGGGACCGCGCCGTCGGCGCCTGCCTGCCAGATCTCCAGTAGTGCGTCGGGGACGGGCCGGCCGTCACCGTCGCCGACGACGCCCGACAACTGCACGGCATCGGGCGAGCCGGGCGGTACCAGTTCATTGCACCGGTCGTACGGCAGGGCGTAGCCGAAGAAGGGGCCGACAGTCTGCCCCGGGGTGGGAGCCAACAGCGCTGCCATCAGTGTTCGCCTCCATGGTCGGGATTCTCGATCGGGGTGCGCGTCGTGCCCGTGAGCACGATGTCCCAGCGGTACCCGGTTGCCCACTCGTGGGTGGTGACGTTGTGGTCGTAGGTGGCGACCAGTCGGTCACGCGCCTTCTGGTCGGTGATTGCCTGGTAGATCGGGTCGAGACCGAACAGCGGGTCACCCGGGAAGTACATCTGGGTGATCATCCGCTGCGTGAATTCTGTTCCGAACAGCGAGAAGTGAATGTGCGCGGGCCGCCAGGCATTGCGGTGGTTCTTCCACGGATACGGTCCCGGCTTGATGGTGGTGAACCGGTAAGCGCCGTCGTCGTCGGTGAGGCAGCGGCCCACGCCGGTGAAGTTCGGGTCGATGGCGGCGGGGTGCTGGTCGCGTTTGTGAATGTAGCGCCCGCCGGCGTTGGCCTGCCAGATCTCGATGAGCTGACGTCGGACTGGCCGGCCGTCGCCGTCGACCACCCGGCCGGTCACCACCATCCGTTCGCCGATGGGCGCACCGCCGTGCTGGATGGTGAGGTCGGCTTCGAGCTGGTTGACGTCGCGTTCGGAGAAGCACGGCGACCACAGTTCGACGCCCTCCGGGTCGGCGTGGTGGAGTTCCTTGGTCGGGTGCCGGAGCAGGCTGCTGCGGTAGGGCGTGTAGTCCAGGCGCGGCTGGGTCTCTTCGAGGCCCGCGTGCTCGTAGTCAGACGCGATCGTCGCCATCTCCGCGCTGATCGCACCCTGGCTCGCAATCGCGCTGTCGGGGTTGGTGTCCATCGTTGGTGTCATGTCCTGCACGTTGGTGGCTCCGGATTGAACTGGTGGAATGCGGGTTTCAGTGGTCGACGAGTTGCCGTGCAGAGCCGGGAGTCTTGTCGCCCAGCTGCGCAGTCGGCACGTCCTTGGTCT
Proteins encoded:
- a CDS encoding SDR family NAD(P)-dependent oxidoreductase, with product MTLFSTPFGFTSTASEVLADVDLSGQRAIITGATSGIGLETARALAAAGADVVLGVRRLDAGRQIAAEIAVSAGNPAVTAALLDVADLESVRDFVSGVGNKPVHMLVNNAGIMALPELSRTKEGREMQFATNFLGHFALTLGLHPALAAAGGARVVLVSSSGHLLSPVVFDDLDFRFRPYDPWTSYGQSKSAVALLGVGVTQRWRDDGIVGNALNPGAIATGLQKHTGGLKTPVHQRKSTEQGAATSVLLAGSPLLDGIGGRYFEDCTQSPVVTERPTDFSGGVAPYALDPDNAARLWNVGLAFAGLTR
- a CDS encoding TetR/AcrR family transcriptional regulator; translation: MTVGRPREFDPDEVEDVAMKLFWEHGFDGVSISDVTAATGVNRRSIYAEFGSKEHLFERALQRYAAGPSVYASEALTRPTAREVAEAMVHGAADTVSGEVPGCLTVGEAPGLPEFRDATVHRLAERFDAAVAEGELTAVDTLLLARWIAAVCQGIAVQARSGATRADLHAVADLALAGWPGAASGH
- a CDS encoding 3-oxoacyl-ACP reductase family protein, which gives rise to MSTTPLNGRRALVTGGSRGIGAEIVRRLTTDGAAVAFTYAASGANAEKLVAELTADGATVVAIQADAADPAQTSAAVEQAVAELGGLDIVVNNAAVAHIASIDDFPAEQFERLMAINIGGMYWTTRTAIKHLGEGGRIINIGSINADRIPGPGLSVYGMTKGAVASFTRGLARDLGSRGITVNNVQPGPIDTDANPNEGDFAESLKQVTTQGRYGHTTDVASLVSFIAGPESGYITGAHLNVDGGFTV
- a CDS encoding SDR family NAD(P)-dependent oxidoreductase, with product MTANFGAKSTADEVLSDVDLNGKRFLVTGASSGIGLETARALAARGAHVVGTARNLAKAKAAASALGVASGIGGLDWVQLDLSSLRSVRAAADTLLADGRPFDAIIANAGVMATPFGQTADGFETQFGTNHLGHFALVTRLEPLLVDNGRLIVLSSQAHRVSDIDLEDPNFTAQEYDPMVAYGRSKTANALFAVEFDRRHRDRGIRAAAVMPGNSLTDVARHFSPEDLQNLFSTVGKARADAGLPPGELKEVSQAAATSVWAAVVADKDEIGGQYLEDCAVAPADDIPNPFADGVRSYALDPGSAKQLWAKSEELIAAVP
- a CDS encoding sugar phosphate isomerase/epimerase and 4-hydroxyphenylpyruvate domain-containing protein, producing the protein MTLAPHCHVKTIATVCLSGTLEDKLIAAAHAGFHGIELFEPDLVASTSSPKQIRERCEELGLQIVLYQPFRDLDSTDPQQFQRNLSRLDRKFDVMAELGVDLILVCSNASADAVADMDELAAQLRAAGDRAGRRGMRIAYEALAWGRTVDLWRQSWEVVRRADHPAVGLCLDSFHILSRASTVGELGDVPGDKIFFLQLADAPHKDMDVLQWSRHYRLFPGEGAFDLVAFTAAVLDAGYRGPLSLEVFNDVFRQSSPVRTAIDAVRSLGALEAGLDGHRPQQQIDAAFVELTATPTNLASAEHALAALGFSRSATHRSKKVTAWTQAEATILLTVAADAPEDDSLAVAAIGLDAEDPTGFAASAEGLNVAALPRVVRPGEADLPAVAAPDGVSIFFVSTEGGGLDWRRDFDLVPTIDTEASAGITGLDHVSVTAPFDRYDESVLFYRSVLGMRTEEVAEYPGPYGLVRSHLLRVPQPSRFGVALNGPLLRRGKWSPGVVNPQHIAFTTDDIFGTLSTFPADAPILQIPANYYLDLQARLNLADHFVADLQRRNILYDCSPDGEYLHAYTTVIGSQVYFEIIERRGDYRGRPLADGPVRMAAHVAARRAKAHT
- the pcaDC gene encoding bifunctional 3-oxoadipate enol-lactonase/4-carboxymuconolactone decarboxylase PcaDC, with the translated sequence MTVPSLATVNFGGPDTGPLILLGSSLGTSAATLWGGVARGLTTHARVVGWDLPGHGRSGRAQPFTIAELATAVVALADRHGAEKFHYAGDSVGGCVGLQLALDVPHRVATLTLLCTGAVIGTPDGWRDRAATVRAEGIAPMVAAAPQRWFAPGFTEREPGVGAALLDSLSHTDPECYALTCEALAAFDVAEQLPKIVTPVLAVAGRDDIPTPPDSLQRIASGVQDGNLVVLDGVGHLAPAEAPDRVAALIRELAGFPYSTATVTTEDVYRAGMVVRREVLGDAHVDRAVAATTDLTADFQRMITEYAWGSIWTRPGLDRRSRSMITLTALIARGHHEELAMHLRAGRRNGLSNDEIKELIMQAAIYCGVPDANTAFRIASKVLSEYDTGAG
- a CDS encoding lyase family protein translates to MTDLFWPGDHLAGDLMSDQAFLAAMVAVEQAWLDGLVTAGIAPTDARAELSLMADDAETIARRADADGNPVSALVALLRERSDTPTARWLHRGLTSQDVLDTALIVCARAALSRIADECAAQVRSLTDLAERHRSAPALTHTLTQAALPSTLGARVARWLDGVLDAAEPLAGLMSELPVQVGGGAGTLAAATELAGSVDGAIALSDALADELRLEPALPWHTTRSPITRIGDALVTCCDAWGHIAADVATGSRPEVGEMTEGSGGGSSTMPHKHNPVRSVLIRRAALTAAPLSATLHAASAASVDERSDGAWHAEWGTLRTLARHTVVAAAHTSELVSGLRIDEARAAANLAAAAGLLSEQRSMAELTGRSELPEYTGAVDRLIDSTLSRARRFVKDPT
- the pcaG gene encoding protocatechuate 3,4-dioxygenase subunit alpha translates to MAALLAPTPGQTVGPFFGYALPYDRCNELVPPGSPDAVQLSGVVGDGDGRPVPDALLEIWQAGADGAVPSSPGSLHRDGFTFTGWGRASTGDDGRYSFSTVVPGAPRPGAARFILVTVFARGLLNRLFTRAYVPGEHLDDEPLLASLPPERRSTLIATREADGLHFDIQLQSAPGKPETVFLRYPGHPR
- the pcaH gene encoding protocatechuate 3,4-dioxygenase subunit beta: MTPTMDTNPDSAIASQGAISAEMATIASDYEHAGLEETQPRLDYTPYRSSLLRHPTKELHHADPEGVELWSPCFSERDVNQLEADLTIQHGGAPIGERMVVTGRVVDGDGRPVRRQLIEIWQANAGGRYIHKRDQHPAAIDPNFTGVGRCLTDDDGAYRFTTIKPGPYPWKNHRNAWRPAHIHFSLFGTEFTQRMITQMYFPGDPLFGLDPIYQAITDQKARDRLVATYDHNVTTHEWATGYRWDIVLTGTTRTPIENPDHGGEH